The following proteins are co-located in the Microcystis wesenbergii NRERC-220 genome:
- a CDS encoding type II toxin-antitoxin system PemK/MazF family toxin, with translation MAEITRGEIWLANLNPVRGHEQAGKRPCLVISADLFNQGASGLVVVLPVTSKDKGIPFHIKVEPPEGGVKMPSFIKCEDVRSISVERLEKRWGTVSSETLALVEDRLRILMGL, from the coding sequence GTGGCAGAAATTACCAGAGGAGAAATATGGCTAGCAAATCTTAATCCAGTAAGGGGGCATGAACAGGCTGGTAAGCGTCCATGTTTAGTGATTTCAGCAGACCTGTTTAATCAGGGTGCATCTGGCTTAGTTGTTGTTTTGCCAGTAACTTCTAAAGACAAAGGAATCCCTTTCCACATAAAAGTGGAACCCCCAGAGGGAGGAGTGAAAATGCCAAGTTTTATCAAGTGCGAGGACGTAAGATCAATCTCAGTAGAACGACTTGAGAAGCGATGGGGAACTGTATCCTCAGAAACCCTGGCATTGGTTGAAGACAGACTGAGAATCTTAATGGGACTGTAA
- a CDS encoding FkbM family methyltransferase: MLYQKLLDAHKRYRQFKTYPHIADQYWSSQLAEHNISPNYVEYDAKSGQLFYKPLGISLSKNKQDFLLASKVFNKANALKALADCKFYIDEQQELIIEIDGVKLIIETGQDLDIAHEIFLLGVYNFLYDKPCVAIDIGMNTGFASLFFANRANVKAVYSYEPFKATYDQALRNFALNPNLAEKIKAFDYGVGARDEIIQVEYDYNVKGSVGISGIDNQLKPFASKQTARADLILKPFTDVFKGITSDYPDSDIVAKIDCEGSEYEILDSLAATGQLGQIKILMMEWHKKGPDALVKHLQDFGFIIFSRMPRSKNVGTLYAIKP, from the coding sequence ATGCTTTACCAAAAACTGTTAGATGCACATAAACGCTATCGGCAATTTAAGACTTATCCCCATATTGCCGATCAATACTGGTCTAGTCAGTTGGCAGAGCATAATATTAGTCCTAATTATGTGGAATATGATGCTAAATCTGGTCAACTTTTTTACAAACCCTTAGGGATCAGTTTAAGCAAAAATAAGCAAGATTTCCTCTTGGCTAGTAAAGTTTTTAACAAAGCTAACGCCTTAAAAGCTCTAGCCGATTGTAAATTTTATATCGATGAGCAACAGGAATTAATTATCGAGATCGATGGAGTTAAGTTAATTATCGAGACGGGACAGGATTTGGATATCGCCCATGAAATTTTCCTTTTAGGTGTATATAATTTCCTCTATGACAAGCCCTGTGTAGCGATCGATATTGGTATGAATACGGGTTTTGCTAGTCTCTTTTTTGCCAATCGAGCTAATGTGAAAGCTGTCTATAGTTACGAACCTTTTAAGGCTACCTACGACCAAGCTTTAAGAAATTTTGCCCTCAATCCTAATCTAGCGGAGAAGATTAAAGCTTTTGATTATGGAGTCGGCGCTCGTGATGAAATTATTCAAGTAGAATACGATTACAATGTTAAAGGCAGTGTTGGTATTTCTGGTATTGACAACCAATTAAAACCTTTTGCCTCGAAACAAACCGCTAGAGCCGATTTAATTCTTAAACCTTTCACCGATGTGTTTAAAGGTATTACCTCTGACTATCCCGATAGCGATATTGTTGCCAAGATTGATTGTGAAGGTTCCGAATACGAAATCCTCGATTCTTTAGCGGCAACTGGTCAATTAGGACAGATTAAAATTCTCATGATGGAATGGCATAAAAAGGGTCCCGATGCTTTAGTCAAACATCTGCAAGACTTCGGTTTTATCATCTTCTCCCGGATGCCTCGCAGTAAAAATGTCGGCACTTTGTACGCAATTAAACCCTAA
- a CDS encoding MBOAT family O-acyltransferase has product MNYSDFIFWWILILFSVPFLTARYLAKSFNLWRGVFDGVGLAALSLILFYYASRTSFLVFIVSLAFNYIMVWLVLKMSGWKANLLATIVIVIDILVLAYFKYFGFFVQEIIGLVVSLPPNWKELSPIPVPSQIPPGVSFYTFQMVAFVVDSLREKKKKPLAVLDYVNFISFFPQIVAGPIERRRDLLPQMEGFRLKFTGENFEKGLRWLSLGLFMKFVLADNIAPYIELDKMIDNAWYIWFEAFLFTLRIYFDFGGYSFIAVGLAYFVGVKLELNFLAPYTSQSINEFWRRWHITLSTWFRDYVFLPLMGSNKNWAPFYLFITFTLSGFWHGAAWNFVFWGAYHGALLLLLRYLGRPFYAFVGKYVSQPQIVSWALTQLAVIFGCLFFMEVNTRRLIGKMLVIANPFNYSLANIGEIFSSYSLNQGAVLSVALVLGIIVLILEHLAIAQKKFEYELLLSPWMSKILLGLTILLASTNTGDFIYFEF; this is encoded by the coding sequence TTGAATTACTCTGATTTTATATTTTGGTGGATATTAATCCTTTTTAGCGTTCCTTTCCTAACGGCGCGCTACCTGGCGAAGTCCTTCAATCTCTGGCGAGGTGTTTTTGATGGAGTCGGATTGGCGGCGCTGTCCCTGATCCTGTTTTATTACGCCAGTCGCACCAGTTTCCTCGTTTTCATCGTCTCCCTAGCCTTTAACTACATTATGGTCTGGCTAGTGCTGAAAATGAGCGGCTGGAAAGCGAATCTCCTAGCCACTATCGTTATCGTCATCGATATTCTCGTCCTGGCCTACTTCAAGTATTTCGGCTTTTTTGTGCAGGAAATCATCGGATTGGTCGTTTCTCTCCCCCCTAACTGGAAGGAACTTTCCCCAATTCCCGTGCCTAGCCAAATACCGCCGGGGGTATCCTTCTACACCTTCCAGATGGTGGCTTTCGTGGTGGACTCCCTACGCGAAAAGAAAAAGAAACCCCTAGCCGTCCTCGATTATGTCAATTTTATCTCCTTTTTCCCCCAAATTGTCGCAGGTCCGATCGAGCGTCGCCGGGATTTATTGCCACAAATGGAGGGATTTCGCCTCAAATTTACAGGAGAAAACTTCGAGAAGGGTTTGCGTTGGCTTTCCCTCGGTTTATTTATGAAATTTGTCCTCGCCGATAACATTGCGCCCTACATCGAATTAGATAAGATGATCGACAATGCTTGGTATATCTGGTTTGAGGCCTTTTTATTCACCCTGAGAATCTATTTTGACTTCGGCGGTTATAGCTTTATTGCTGTTGGTTTAGCCTATTTTGTCGGGGTTAAATTAGAATTAAACTTTTTAGCCCCCTATACATCCCAAAGTATTAACGAATTTTGGCGACGTTGGCATATTACCCTTAGCACTTGGTTTCGGGATTATGTGTTTTTACCCCTGATGGGTTCCAATAAAAATTGGGCGCCTTTTTATCTATTCATTACCTTTACTCTTTCAGGTTTTTGGCACGGTGCGGCTTGGAATTTCGTCTTTTGGGGCGCTTACCACGGGGCATTATTATTATTACTGCGTTATCTGGGCCGACCTTTCTATGCTTTCGTCGGAAAATACGTTTCTCAGCCGCAAATTGTCTCCTGGGCTTTAACGCAATTGGCTGTCATTTTTGGTTGTCTCTTTTTCATGGAGGTTAACACCAGAAGATTAATCGGCAAAATGCTGGTTATTGCCAATCCTTTCAATTATTCCTTAGCTAATATCGGTGAGATTTTTAGTTCCTATAGTCTTAATCAAGGAGCAGTTTTAAGCGTTGCTTTAGTTCTTGGTATCATTGTTTTAATCCTCGAACATCTGGCTATTGCTCAGAAAAAGTTTGAATATGAACTATTACTATCGCCTTGGATGTCTAAAATATTGCTAGGTTTAACTATTCTCCTAGCTTCCACTAATACCGGTGACTTTATTTACTTTGAATTCTGA
- a CDS encoding NAD(P)/FAD-dependent oxidoreductase encodes MNKPITKICILGGGFGGLYTALDLSRLTAVKSGQWQITLVEPKDHFLFTPLLYELITGELQRWEIAPSYRQLLTGTQVNLKTQKASNIDLNNHRVYLENEEVIDYDYLVLAVGVRNRWPAIPGLADYGLTFRSLEDVERLQTAIHELETQGKSSINLAIIGGGPNGVELACKVADRLGKKGKVHLVERNEEILQNFPKSVRVASYRSLLAKNVSLYLNTGLKEVTANSITVFKDNTNEVIPIDLLLWTAGTQAQDWINHLDCQKTAQGKLLTRSSLQLIDYPEVFAVGDIAEIYPSKQVIPATAQAAYQAASVVAKNISAVIRKKSPQPYYYLHLGDMLTLGKQSALVSSFGINITGRLADIMRRFVYILRLPSKRHQLKVFQHWAKKILLRPRYSQVLSNTKSVEYRLHIRRGKRQKGE; translated from the coding sequence ATGAATAAACCAATAACTAAGATTTGCATTCTCGGCGGTGGTTTTGGTGGTTTATACACGGCGCTCGATCTGAGTCGATTAACAGCAGTAAAATCAGGTCAATGGCAAATAACTTTAGTTGAACCGAAAGACCATTTTCTCTTTACTCCCCTTCTCTATGAACTAATTACAGGAGAATTGCAACGCTGGGAAATTGCCCCCTCCTACCGTCAATTATTAACAGGAACTCAGGTTAATTTAAAAACTCAAAAAGCCAGTAATATTGACTTAAACAATCATCGAGTATATTTAGAAAATGAGGAAGTTATAGATTATGATTACCTCGTTTTAGCGGTGGGAGTGCGGAATCGTTGGCCGGCTATACCGGGGTTAGCTGATTATGGGCTAACTTTTCGGAGTTTAGAGGATGTAGAAAGATTACAAACGGCAATTCATGAATTAGAAACTCAAGGAAAATCCTCAATTAATTTAGCAATTATTGGCGGTGGTCCCAATGGGGTAGAATTAGCCTGTAAGGTAGCTGATCGTTTAGGAAAAAAGGGCAAAGTTCATCTAGTGGAAAGGAACGAGGAAATACTGCAAAACTTCCCTAAATCGGTGCGTGTTGCTTCCTATCGTTCCCTTTTAGCCAAGAATGTTAGTCTCTATTTAAACACGGGATTAAAGGAAGTTACCGCTAATTCCATAACCGTATTTAAAGATAATACAAATGAAGTTATCCCCATTGATTTATTATTGTGGACAGCAGGAACCCAAGCACAGGATTGGATCAATCATTTAGATTGTCAGAAAACAGCACAAGGCAAATTATTAACCCGTTCCAGTTTACAATTAATCGACTATCCCGAAGTTTTTGCCGTTGGGGATATAGCCGAAATTTATCCCAGTAAACAGGTAATTCCTGCCACAGCACAGGCAGCCTATCAAGCAGCCAGTGTAGTAGCCAAAAATATCTCGGCAGTGATCAGAAAAAAATCACCCCAACCCTATTATTATCTCCATTTAGGTGATATGTTAACCCTGGGTAAACAATCAGCCCTTGTTTCCAGTTTTGGCATTAATATTACTGGTAGATTGGCTGATATAATGCGTCGTTTTGTCTATATTCTGCGTTTACCCAGCAAACGCCATCAATTGAAAGTGTTTCAACATTGGGCGAAAAAAATTCTTCTCCGACCCCGTTATTCACAGGTGTTATCTAATACTAAATCCGTTGAGTATAGGCTACATATTAGGAGAGGAAAAAGGCAAAAGGGAGAATAA
- a CDS encoding S8 family serine peptidase codes for MPSPADSLSFDGAFPITFDLTGSDDLSVSRETPPLGVLNSNPSPSTVSSEAATVPVSPAATGQVVFPDPLSINSSGYSTSPGSRPASVPTAAPVTSSPGSGPASVPTAAPVTSELKPAATSTLAPYAPNQVILKFKQGIAAAQVAQFQSLFGAVKTQKIKLTGAEIWKLSGSLSVEKILAQYRSNPIFEYVEPDYIVTKGTISAQATFPNDPSFNQLWGLHNTGQSGGTADADIDAPEAWDIQTGDPNLVIGVIDTGVDYNHQDLVGNIWTNPGEIANDGIDNDGNGYIDDIRGWDFAYNDNNPSDVDGHGTHVSGTIAGKGNNGVGVTGVAWNAKIMPLKFLDDTGSGSTSNAIKAINYATAKGVKLTNNSWGGGGYSQALYDAINAAGQAGALFIAAAGNDAKNTDTSPSYPASYNLANIISVASTTRTDALSSFSNYGLTSVDLGAPGSEIYSTTPNNTYATYSGTSMASPHVAGAAALLWSQNPTWTAQQVKNTLMNTGDSIAALAGKTVSGKRLNINNALTATELPSVTVSVSPSSVQEDGATNLVYTFTRTNLNLSSPLTVNFGASGIANAAPVGSDPADYNVLTGSAVTFDPTTKLGTVTFAAGATTATVEVDPIADTIAEITSETVALAVNSGTGYIGGSPGTATGTIVSEETLPIFSNPNPITIPSSGSSTPYPSTINVSGLSDNINSLKVTLTNLSHTFPDDIDVLLVGPTGAKALLMSDVGGSGDVNNVTLTFDPTAASFLPDSGPITSGSYKATDFVTGDVFNSPAPGGPYGTDFSVFNNTNPNGTWSLYVMDDEGGDAGTIAGGWSLDIGTGAATKSISIAKTTDGNEAGPVSSVFTLTRTGDLSSALTVNYTLAGTATPGVDYTGTTPNSVTFGAGSSTATITLPTIDDLLSDPSETIITTITAPAGYTISGPNTATATILDNDGNSANNNLVGTSFADALAGVGGKDTINGGVGNDTLDGGLGVDTLTGGAGNDFFRFDNVANRDRVTDFSVADDTIILANSLDSTLAGSINPGINGLLFDSGNVDGSVLSAAGFFKGPGFTGGASGNLSGIYVNTSNGDIWYNDSNLVGSYLIANVGTAAATMTNANFVYGV; via the coding sequence ATGCCATCTCCAGCAGATTCTTTGAGTTTTGATGGAGCCTTCCCAATCACCTTTGATTTAACAGGTTCCGACGATTTAAGTGTATCGAGGGAAACTCCTCCCTTAGGAGTCCTGAACTCTAACCCCTCCCCATCTACAGTATCCTCTGAGGCTGCCACGGTTCCAGTCTCCCCTGCTGCTACGGGCCAAGTGGTGTTTCCCGATCCTCTTAGTATTAACTCTTCTGGTTATTCCACCAGTCCAGGGTCGCGTCCTGCCTCTGTACCCACCGCTGCCCCCGTCACCTCCAGTCCAGGGTCCGGTCCTGCCTCTGTACCCACCGCTGCCCCCGTCACCTCAGAGCTAAAACCGGCAGCAACTAGCACCCTTGCCCCTTATGCTCCCAATCAAGTGATTCTCAAGTTCAAGCAAGGGATCGCCGCCGCCCAAGTTGCTCAGTTTCAGTCCCTCTTTGGTGCTGTTAAAACCCAGAAGATTAAACTAACGGGGGCAGAGATTTGGAAGTTATCCGGGTCGCTCTCTGTGGAGAAGATTCTGGCACAATATCGCTCCAATCCGATTTTTGAATACGTTGAACCCGACTATATTGTGACAAAAGGCACAATTAGTGCCCAGGCGACATTCCCCAATGACCCCAGTTTTAATCAACTTTGGGGACTGCATAACACCGGACAAAGTGGCGGTACTGCCGACGCGGATATTGATGCCCCGGAAGCCTGGGATATTCAAACCGGCGATCCTAATTTAGTGATTGGGGTTATTGATACGGGGGTTGACTACAATCACCAAGACCTAGTTGGCAATATCTGGACAAACCCAGGGGAGATTGCCAACGACGGCATTGACAACGATGGCAATGGCTACATTGATGACATTCGCGGTTGGGACTTTGCCTATAACGACAATAACCCCAGTGATGTTGATGGTCACGGAACCCATGTTTCGGGAACCATTGCTGGCAAAGGAAATAATGGGGTAGGCGTGACGGGGGTGGCTTGGAATGCCAAAATCATGCCACTGAAGTTCCTTGATGATACGGGGTCAGGCTCTACCTCCAATGCCATTAAGGCAATTAACTATGCGACGGCCAAAGGAGTTAAGCTCACCAATAACTCCTGGGGAGGAGGCGGTTATAGTCAAGCGCTCTACGATGCGATTAACGCAGCGGGTCAGGCGGGGGCTTTATTTATTGCGGCGGCTGGTAATGATGCAAAAAACACTGACACAAGCCCCTCCTATCCTGCCAGCTACAACCTAGCTAATATTATTTCCGTTGCTTCCACCACCCGCACCGATGCTCTCTCTTCGTTTTCCAACTATGGCTTAACCAGCGTAGATTTAGGCGCACCTGGTTCAGAGATTTACAGCACCACTCCCAACAATACCTATGCCACCTATTCAGGGACATCCATGGCCAGTCCCCATGTGGCAGGGGCGGCGGCTTTGTTGTGGTCACAAAATCCTACCTGGACAGCCCAACAGGTGAAAAACACCTTAATGAACACGGGGGATTCTATTGCCGCCTTAGCAGGGAAAACCGTTTCTGGTAAGCGGCTCAATATCAATAATGCGCTTACTGCGACTGAATTACCGTCCGTAACCGTCAGTGTCAGTCCCAGCAGTGTGCAGGAAGACGGTGCGACTAACTTGGTTTATACCTTTACTCGCACCAACTTAAACCTGAGTTCTCCCCTGACCGTTAACTTCGGGGCGAGTGGCATAGCCAACGCCGCCCCGGTGGGAAGCGACCCAGCCGATTACAACGTATTAACAGGTAGTGCTGTCACCTTTGACCCGACGACAAAACTGGGAACCGTCACTTTTGCCGCCGGTGCGACAACGGCAACGGTCGAGGTTGATCCCATTGCTGACACTATTGCCGAAATCACCAGCGAAACAGTGGCTCTCGCGGTTAATAGTGGAACTGGTTATATTGGCGGTTCACCCGGAACAGCCACAGGAACGATTGTTTCCGAAGAAACCCTACCGATTTTTAGTAATCCTAACCCAATCACTATACCCAGTAGTGGTTCCAGTACCCCCTATCCTTCGACGATCAATGTTTCAGGCTTAAGTGACAATATCAATAGTCTAAAGGTAACGCTGACAAACCTGAGCCATACTTTTCCTGACGATATTGATGTATTACTGGTCGGTCCGACGGGGGCCAAAGCCTTATTAATGTCCGATGTGGGTGGCTCAGGTGATGTCAATAACGTCACTCTCACCTTTGATCCGACGGCCGCCTCCTTCTTGCCCGATTCGGGGCCAATTACCAGTGGCAGTTATAAGGCCACAGACTTTGTAACTGGTGATGTCTTTAACTCGCCCGCTCCGGGTGGCCCCTACGGAACAGATTTCTCGGTCTTTAACAACACCAACCCCAATGGAACCTGGAGCCTCTATGTCATGGATGACGAGGGGGGAGATGCGGGAACTATTGCCGGTGGTTGGTCTCTAGATATTGGCACGGGAGCAGCGACAAAATCAATCTCGATCGCCAAGACCACCGATGGTAACGAAGCCGGTCCAGTAAGCAGTGTCTTTACCCTGACTCGTACAGGTGACCTCTCCAGTGCCTTAACCGTCAACTACACCCTGGCGGGGACAGCGACTCCAGGTGTTGACTACACAGGAACTACTCCTAACAGCGTCACCTTTGGGGCCGGTTCATCCACAGCTACCATCACTCTGCCCACCATAGATGACCTCTTGAGTGATCCCAGCGAAACCATCATCACCACAATTACCGCCCCCGCCGGCTACACTATCAGTGGACCTAACACAGCTACAGCCACCATTCTTGACAATGATGGTAACTCAGCCAATAACAACTTGGTCGGGACAAGCTTTGCCGATGCCCTAGCTGGAGTGGGGGGTAAAGACACCATCAATGGCGGTGTTGGCAACGACACCCTCGATGGTGGCTTGGGTGTGGATACTCTTACTGGTGGTGCTGGAAACGATTTCTTCAGGTTCGACAACGTAGCGAACCGTGATCGTGTCACCGACTTCTCCGTAGCCGATGACACGATCATTCTGGCGAACAGTCTTGACAGCACTTTAGCCGGATCCATTAATCCGGGGATCAACGGTCTGCTCTTTGATAGTGGTAACGTGGACGGAAGTGTCCTTAGCGCTGCCGGGTTCTTCAAGGGGCCGGGGTTCACCGGGGGAGCATCGGGAAACCTCTCCGGCATCTACGTCAACACTAGCAACGGCGACATCTGGTATAACGATTCCAACCTCGTCGGTAGTTACCTAATTGCCAATGTTGGGACTGCCGCAGCAACCATGACTAATGCTAACTTCGTTTACGGGGTGTAA
- the purH gene encoding bifunctional phosphoribosylaminoimidazolecarboxamide formyltransferase/IMP cyclohydrolase gives MGRLALISVTDKTGIVDFARQLTEEFDFEIISSGGTAKTLQSEGIPVVKVGEYTGSPEILGGRVKTLHPRIHGGILARRDWQSDLAEMEANQIRPFDLVVVNLYPFEQTIANPEVTTAQAIEQIDIGGPAMLRASAKNFAHLTVISNPKYYEQYLSQLRQNNGEISLEFRQKMAGETFALTNAYDGAIASYFASLNGETTRFNLAGNALQTLRYGENPHQSATWYGSGTMAQGWGKATLLQGKELSYNNLVDLEAARRLIAEFGREEPAAAILKHTNPCGVAIGGSLVEAYTKAFNADAISAFGGIVALNQAIDEATAKELTKTFLECVVAPDCSPEARDILAKKSKVRILLLPELTTGEKQTVKVIAGGFLVQAADDVVETPDEWRVVTEKQPTAGQLAELLFAWKVSKHVKSNAIVVTKNQTTLGVGAGQMNRVGSAKIALEQAGEAAKGGYLASDGFFPFDDSVRTAAQFGIEAIVQPGGSLKDQDSINAANELGLIMVLTGIRHFLH, from the coding sequence ATGGGACGTTTAGCGCTGATCAGCGTGACTGACAAAACCGGAATAGTTGACTTTGCCCGTCAGCTAACAGAAGAGTTTGATTTTGAAATTATTAGCAGTGGAGGAACCGCGAAAACGCTCCAATCGGAGGGAATTCCCGTGGTTAAAGTGGGAGAATACACAGGTTCTCCTGAAATCTTGGGCGGAAGGGTGAAAACTCTCCATCCTCGCATCCATGGCGGTATTTTGGCTAGACGGGATTGGCAGTCAGATTTAGCGGAAATGGAGGCTAATCAAATTCGTCCTTTTGATTTAGTGGTGGTTAATCTCTATCCCTTTGAACAGACGATCGCTAATCCTGAAGTTACCACCGCTCAGGCGATCGAACAAATCGATATCGGCGGTCCGGCGATGTTACGCGCCTCGGCTAAAAATTTCGCCCATTTGACTGTCATCAGTAACCCGAAGTATTACGAGCAGTATTTAAGCCAATTACGGCAAAATAACGGCGAAATCTCCCTGGAATTCCGTCAAAAAATGGCGGGGGAAACCTTCGCTTTAACCAATGCCTACGATGGTGCGATCGCATCCTATTTCGCCAGCTTAAACGGGGAAACGACTCGCTTTAATTTGGCGGGAAATGCCCTGCAAACCCTGCGTTACGGCGAAAATCCCCACCAAAGTGCCACTTGGTACGGCAGCGGTACAATGGCTCAAGGTTGGGGAAAAGCGACCTTATTACAGGGAAAAGAACTAAGTTATAACAATTTAGTCGATTTGGAAGCAGCCCGCCGTTTAATCGCCGAATTCGGCAGGGAAGAACCGGCCGCCGCTATCTTGAAACACACTAATCCCTGTGGAGTGGCGATCGGTGGTAGCTTAGTGGAAGCTTATACTAAAGCTTTTAATGCCGATGCTATCTCGGCTTTTGGGGGTATTGTTGCCCTAAATCAAGCCATAGATGAAGCAACCGCTAAAGAATTAACGAAAACCTTCCTAGAATGCGTGGTTGCCCCCGATTGTAGCCCCGAAGCCCGGGATATCCTTGCTAAAAAGTCAAAAGTGCGGATTTTATTGCTGCCGGAGTTAACCACGGGAGAAAAACAAACAGTAAAAGTTATCGCTGGCGGTTTTCTAGTACAAGCGGCCGATGACGTGGTGGAAACTCCGGATGAGTGGCGCGTGGTGACAGAAAAACAACCCACTGCCGGACAATTAGCGGAATTGCTGTTTGCTTGGAAAGTATCTAAGCACGTTAAATCTAACGCTATTGTGGTGACAAAAAATCAAACTACTTTAGGCGTTGGTGCGGGGCAAATGAATCGTGTTGGTTCGGCGAAAATTGCCCTTGAACAAGCAGGGGAAGCGGCCAAAGGTGGCTATTTAGCTAGTGATGGTTTTTTCCCCTTTGATGATTCTGTTCGCACGGCGGCCCAGTTTGGTATCGAGGCAATTGTTCAACCCGGAGGTTCTTTAAAAGATCAGGATTCGATTAATGCTGCTAATGAGTTAGGTTTAATTATGGTCTTAACAGGCATTCGTCATTTCTTGCATTAA
- the galE gene encoding UDP-glucose 4-epimerase GalE, with protein sequence MSQVKPTILVTGGAGYIGSHAVLALKNAGYSVIVLDNLSYGHAEIIKDILKVELIVGDTRDRSLLDNLFASRDLAAVMHFAAFIAVGESVQEPAIYYQNNVSGSLTLLQAMIAADVKKFVFSSTCAIYGMPKEIPMTENHPHHPLSPYAASKEMVEQILRDFDPAYGLKSVAFRYFNASGADPSGLLGEDHQPETHLIPLALLTALKKRDSLSIFGTDYDTPDGTAVRDYIHVNDLAQAHVLGLEYLLNGGESNVFNLGNGNGFSVREVIETAQAVTGLDIPVIESPRRAGDAPILIGSSDKAKQVLGWHPQYADLKVIVEHAWNWHQKRHA encoded by the coding sequence GTGTCTCAAGTTAAACCTACCATTCTCGTCACTGGCGGTGCGGGTTATATTGGTTCCCATGCAGTTCTAGCGCTCAAAAATGCCGGTTATTCCGTCATCGTACTCGATAACTTATCCTATGGTCACGCCGAAATCATTAAGGATATATTAAAAGTTGAGTTAATTGTCGGTGATACTAGGGATCGATCGCTGCTGGATAATTTATTTGCTAGTCGTGATCTTGCCGCCGTCATGCACTTTGCCGCTTTTATTGCCGTGGGGGAATCGGTGCAAGAACCGGCTATTTACTATCAAAATAATGTTAGTGGTAGTCTGACTCTTTTGCAAGCGATGATCGCCGCCGATGTGAAGAAATTTGTTTTTTCTTCTACCTGTGCTATTTATGGAATGCCCAAGGAAATTCCGATGACGGAAAATCACCCCCATCATCCCCTCAGTCCCTACGCTGCCAGTAAGGAAATGGTGGAACAAATTCTCAGAGATTTTGATCCGGCCTACGGTTTAAAATCGGTGGCTTTCCGTTATTTTAATGCATCAGGAGCCGATCCCAGTGGTTTATTAGGGGAAGATCACCAACCGGAAACCCATTTAATTCCCCTGGCTTTATTAACTGCCCTGAAAAAACGGGATTCCCTGTCAATTTTCGGCACGGATTATGATACTCCCGATGGTACTGCTGTTCGCGATTATATCCATGTTAATGATTTAGCCCAAGCTCACGTTTTAGGCTTAGAATATCTCTTAAATGGGGGCGAAAGTAATGTGTTTAATTTGGGCAATGGTAACGGTTTTTCTGTGCGTGAAGTGATTGAAACAGCGCAAGCGGTAACTGGTTTAGATATTCCCGTCATCGAAAGTCCCAGAAGGGCAGGTGATGCCCCCATTTTAATCGGCAGTAGTGATAAAGCTAAACAGGTTCTCGGTTGGCATCCCCAATATGCCGATCTCAAGGTAATAGTTGAACACGCTTGGAATTGGCATCAAAAAAGACACGCTTAA